The genomic segment TGGCCATACAGGCGTTATGCAAGCAGCGATAGAAGCTTGTGAACACGTGGACAAATGCGTTAAAGAAGTTGTGACTACAGCCTTAGAAAATGATTATACCACTATTTTAATTGCTGATCATGGTAACTGCGAAACCATGATAAATCCGGATGGTTCACCAAATACGGCGCACACGACTAACCCTGTTCCAGTAATATTAATAGACAACGATTTAAAAACGATTAAGGATGGTGTTTTAGGAGATATCGCACCAACTATTTTAAAGTTAATTGGCGTACCGCAACCAAAAGCAATGACAAGAGAAAGCCTTGTATAATTTTCTTATTATTGTAACTTTGCTCCAGACCCAGATACTTTAAATAGCATGAATTTTCAAAACAGATTAATAATAGCCGTAGATTTTGATGGCACCATAGTAGATGATGCCTATCCGAAGATTGGAAAAACACGCATCTTTGCTTTTGAAACTTTAAAACGACTCCAAGAAGATGGTCATCGTCTCATTTTATGGACGTATCGCTGTGGTGCTAAGCTAGATGAAGCTGTGCAATTTTGCAAAGACAATGGCATTGAGTTTTACGCTGTAAATGCTAGTTTTCCTGAAGAAAAATATGACTACAGCAGAAGTCGAAAAATCCATGCAGACCTCTTTATAGATGATAGAAATATAGGCGGTATTCTAGGTTGGGGAGAAGTATACCAAATCATCACTAATGAAGAACCAAACATTCCGCCAGCACCTAAAAAGTGGTGGAAGTTTTAAACCATATCATTTATTTTATCATATCAAAATACGCCTTATCGATAGCTTCCCGATGATCTGGATGCGCAATATCCACTAAAGCTTTTACTCTATTCTTAATCGTTTGGCCGTATAGATTGGCAATACCATATTCTGTTACCACATATTGTACATGTGCTCTTGTGGTTACAACTCCTGCGCCTGGTTTTAATATTGGTACAATTCTGCTAATACCATTTTTAGTTACTGATGGTAGTGCTATAATAGCTTTACCTCCCTGACTTAATGATGCTCCCCTTATAAAATCCATCTGACCACCAACTCCAGAATACATATCAGAACCTATTGAATCTGCACAAACTTGACCCGTGAGATCGACTTCTATCGCAGAATTGATAGCCACCATCTTTGGATTTTGTTTAATATATGCTGGATTATTAGTATAATTTGAAGCACGCATTTCTACAAACGGATTATCATCTACATAATCATATAAGCGTTTGGATCCCATTAAAAATGTAGATAAGGCACGCCCACGATTAATCTTTTTATAATTACCGTTAATCACATTATTCAGAATTAAATCAATAACTCCATCTGAAAACATTTCGGTATGCAAACCTAAATCTTTATGATTCGTTAAGCGTGTTAAGACAGCATTTGGAATAGAACCAATACCCATTTGCAAAGTACTTCTATCTTCAATTAATCCGGCTACATAATCACCAATTTTACTTTCAATAGCATTAGGTTCTGCCATTATATACGTAGGAATTTCCTCATCTGCCTCTACAAAATAATCAATTTCTGAGATATGTATAATACCTGCTCCATGTGTTCTTGGCATTTGCGGATTTACTTGCGCAATCACTGTCTTCGCATTATCTATGGCTGCTAAAATGGCCTCAACAGAAACACCCAATGAACAATAGCCATGACGATCTGGTACAGATACATGAATCAATACCACATCCAGTTCTAAAACACGTTGTTGAAAAAGGCGCGGTAATTCACTTAAAAAAACTGGAGTGTAAGATCCGTTACCAGCTTTTATGGTGTGTCTTACATTTTTCCCTAAGAAAAAGGAATTAATATGAAAGCTGTCCTTTAATTCTGGATTGGCATAAGGTGCGACTCCTTCTGTATGCAACTGACAAACTTCAACATTACGAAGTTCTTCATGTCTTGCTGATAATGCTTTCACAAGTGCTTGTGGTGCTGCCGCAGCTGCTTGGATATAGACACGATCATTAGATTTTACAACTTTTAAGGCGTCTTCTGCGGTAACCGTTTTATACATAATTAATCCATTTTAGATTGCAAATTTAGAGTAAAGCTATTACTTAAGAACTGTTATATATCATGTTTTGAAATAGTCATCGGTCAACACGTATTGCTTACAATTTTAATTCTATAGTACTTTATTTATCCTAAGGACTACTATTCAGTTAGCTGTGACGTAAATAATATTCATTTTCTTTGGTAGTAATTTTAATCAAGAAATGGTATTACCTATCTTTGCCGCTCAATATTTTGAATCATGATTATAGTAAAAACAGCAGAAGAGATTGAATTAATGCGTCAAAGCGCACTTATCGTATCTAAAACTTTAGGTATGTTGGCTAAAGAAACAAAGGAAGGTGTAACAACCAATC from the Winogradskyella helgolandensis genome contains:
- a CDS encoding BT0820 family HAD-type phosphatase, which translates into the protein MNFQNRLIIAVDFDGTIVDDAYPKIGKTRIFAFETLKRLQEDGHRLILWTYRCGAKLDEAVQFCKDNGIEFYAVNASFPEEKYDYSRSRKIHADLFIDDRNIGGILGWGEVYQIITNEEPNIPPAPKKWWKF
- a CDS encoding acetyl-CoA hydrolase/transferase family protein, coding for MYKTVTAEDALKVVKSNDRVYIQAAAAAPQALVKALSARHEELRNVEVCQLHTEGVAPYANPELKDSFHINSFFLGKNVRHTIKAGNGSYTPVFLSELPRLFQQRVLELDVVLIHVSVPDRHGYCSLGVSVEAILAAIDNAKTVIAQVNPQMPRTHGAGIIHISEIDYFVEADEEIPTYIMAEPNAIESKIGDYVAGLIEDRSTLQMGIGSIPNAVLTRLTNHKDLGLHTEMFSDGVIDLILNNVINGNYKKINRGRALSTFLMGSKRLYDYVDDNPFVEMRASNYTNNPAYIKQNPKMVAINSAIEVDLTGQVCADSIGSDMYSGVGGQMDFIRGASLSQGGKAIIALPSVTKNGISRIVPILKPGAGVVTTRAHVQYVVTEYGIANLYGQTIKNRVKALVDIAHPDHREAIDKAYFDMIK